The following coding sequences lie in one Spartobacteria bacterium genomic window:
- a CDS encoding glycosyltransferase family 2 protein: MPDIDIIIVSYNVCALLRSCLQSIMSQRGCSYRIFVVDNQSEDGSAAMVAEEFRSVELDCTGENLGFGRANNRALERVTAPLVYFLNPDTVLPPDALAGITSYMQAHPDVGMASTGLVFPDNSPQPAAKHRHDGQKYLLKGELSGLPGEIAWVLGASMIGRSDLIKDIGGFDARFFMYGEDEDLCLSVRKKGYGIALIPDVVVTHYQGQSERATARLELERKKLVSSNIFYLKHYSGASIDRICRVEMRKARRILFQSRLLRLFAKQNTARVMKEEKAQLYLDNFRRLKGSLSSISDQLAGAQ; this comes from the coding sequence ATGCCCGATATAGATATCATCATTGTCAGTTATAATGTGTGCGCTCTTCTGCGCAGCTGTTTGCAGTCCATTATGTCGCAGAGGGGATGTTCGTATCGCATATTTGTGGTAGATAATCAGTCGGAAGATGGCAGTGCTGCGATGGTTGCTGAAGAGTTCAGATCCGTGGAGCTGGATTGCACTGGCGAAAACCTGGGGTTTGGCCGGGCAAATAATCGGGCGTTGGAACGAGTGACTGCTCCATTGGTTTATTTTCTCAATCCGGATACGGTGCTTCCCCCTGATGCTCTTGCAGGTATTACATCATACATGCAAGCGCATCCTGACGTCGGAATGGCCAGTACCGGACTTGTTTTCCCAGATAACAGTCCACAGCCTGCGGCGAAACATCGTCATGATGGGCAGAAATACCTGTTGAAGGGTGAGCTCTCGGGCTTGCCCGGAGAGATTGCCTGGGTTTTGGGGGCGAGTATGATTGGTCGCAGTGATTTAATTAAGGACATCGGTGGATTTGATGCGCGTTTTTTTATGTATGGGGAGGACGAAGATCTTTGTCTGAGTGTGCGCAAAAAAGGGTATGGCATTGCGTTGATTCCCGATGTGGTGGTCACGCATTATCAGGGGCAGAGTGAGCGCGCAACAGCCCGTCTTGAGCTGGAACGGAAGAAGCTGGTTTCATCCAATATTTTCTATCTGAAGCACTATAGTGGGGCATCGATTGATCGCATTTGTCGTGTCGAGATGCGCAAAGCGCGTCGCATCCTGTTTCAGAGTCGGCTGCTCCGTCTGTTTGCAAAGCAGAATACAGCCCGCGTTATGAAGGAAGAAAAGGCGCAGCTGTATTTGGATAATTTTCGGCGATTGAAGGGAAGCTTGTCGTCGATATCGGATCAACTGGCCGGTGCCCAGTGA
- a CDS encoding DUF1722 domain-containing protein: MCTTIRLGISSCLMGEKVRYDGQHKLDHYLRDELGSFVEYIPVCPEAESGFSIPREAMRLVGDISNPRLFTVNSKVDVTQKMTQWIAMRIKQLEGARLDGYIFKSKSPSSGMERIKVYPSPEGGMPTKKGVGLFARAFMDHFPTLPVEDEGRMHDPVLRENFIERVFVHARWQTFLGGKPDKAGLIAFHRRHKLLLMAHDVASYRSIGKMVAQLSKADVDTFLVEYIALLMKGLSHKATLAKNTNVLQHIMGYFKKQLSHDEKQEAVELIQQYHDGLIPLIVPVTLLNHYVRKYQTEYLLDQYYLHPHPAELKLRNHA; the protein is encoded by the coding sequence ATGTGCACAACTATACGACTTGGTATCAGTTCATGCCTGATGGGCGAAAAAGTTCGTTACGACGGACAACACAAACTGGATCATTACCTGCGGGATGAGCTGGGATCATTTGTTGAATATATTCCGGTTTGCCCTGAGGCCGAATCGGGGTTCAGTATTCCACGGGAGGCCATGCGTTTGGTGGGCGATATCAGCAATCCCAGACTTTTCACTGTGAATTCCAAAGTTGATGTGACGCAAAAGATGACGCAATGGATTGCGATGCGTATCAAGCAACTGGAGGGAGCGCGACTGGATGGCTATATTTTCAAGTCGAAGTCTCCCAGCAGCGGAATGGAACGGATCAAAGTCTACCCCAGCCCCGAAGGCGGAATGCCGACCAAAAAAGGAGTAGGCCTCTTTGCCCGTGCTTTTATGGATCACTTTCCTACTCTTCCGGTAGAAGACGAAGGACGCATGCATGATCCTGTACTTCGCGAAAATTTTATCGAGCGTGTTTTTGTACATGCGCGATGGCAGACGTTTTTGGGTGGTAAGCCAGACAAGGCCGGATTGATTGCTTTTCATCGCCGTCACAAATTGTTGCTTATGGCCCACGATGTGGCGTCCTATCGATCCATCGGAAAAATGGTGGCCCAACTGTCAAAAGCTGACGTCGATACCTTTTTAGTTGAGTATATTGCCTTGCTTATGAAGGGCTTGTCACACAAGGCAACGTTGGCGAAAAACACCAATGTTCTTCAGCATATTATGGGATATTTCAAAAAGCAGTTAAGCCATGACGAAAAACAGGAAGCGGTGGAATTGATTCAGCAGTACCATGATGGACTTATACCCCTAATTGTCCCCGTTACGTTGCTGAATCATTATGTGAGAAAATACCAGACAGAATACCTCCTGGATCAGTACTACTTACATCCCCATCCAGCAGAACTGAAACTGCGAAATCATGCGTAG
- a CDS encoding phosphatase PAP2 family protein, producing the protein MDWLTMLTLLAGLMQEVKGVLRKYWVLFVLLPLVTGVLAFWLWPYDTAITAAVSTRGRIPFWWFYAGELSHYGAFERATLLFCGIIAAGGLWLRDNRWKRVVLSCLLACLFAGLPVNIIKNVAGRPRPNSEVMPPTFRGPSHWGDNDYKSFPSAHSCTAMATAGVLACAYPAIAVPVMVFECGVALSRIYVEGHYATDVLVGSAIGLWMGLAFGLPLRRRNG; encoded by the coding sequence ATGGATTGGTTGACTATGTTGACTTTGCTTGCGGGTCTTATGCAGGAAGTAAAGGGAGTACTGCGCAAATATTGGGTACTGTTTGTTTTGCTCCCCTTGGTGACCGGAGTGCTGGCGTTTTGGCTGTGGCCTTATGATACGGCGATTACGGCGGCGGTGTCGACGCGCGGCAGGATTCCTTTTTGGTGGTTTTATGCGGGGGAATTGAGCCATTATGGTGCGTTTGAACGAGCGACATTGTTGTTTTGCGGGATCATTGCGGCCGGGGGACTTTGGCTGCGGGATAATCGCTGGAAGCGCGTGGTTCTTTCTTGTTTGCTTGCGTGTTTGTTTGCGGGTTTGCCAGTGAATATAATTAAGAATGTGGCGGGGCGTCCGCGACCTAATTCAGAGGTGATGCCGCCGACGTTTCGCGGTCCATCGCACTGGGGAGATAATGATTATAAAAGTTTTCCTTCGGCGCATTCATGTACTGCGATGGCTACGGCAGGGGTTTTGGCTTGTGCTTATCCCGCGATTGCAGTTCCGGTGATGGTTTTTGAATGTGGCGTGGCCTTATCGCGGATTTATGTGGAGGGGCATTACGCCACGGATGTGTTGGTGGGCAGTGCCATTGGATTATGGATGGGGCTGGCTTTTGGATTGCCTTTACGTCGCAGGAATGGGTGA
- a CDS encoding thioredoxin family protein codes for MKGWVMKNAIWIGVAIVAGVLILSNRGRAADIDHSAWMTDFPAAQEQSKKLNRPMLIDFSGSDWCGWCVKLDKEVFSQGVFKEYAKDNLVLFMADFPRRTQLPEGIAQQNEMLAEKYKIRGFPTVILLDPDGKVIGTTGYQRGGPEAYISHLKTFMK; via the coding sequence ATGAAAGGTTGGGTTATGAAAAACGCAATATGGATTGGGGTGGCGATAGTGGCCGGAGTATTGATCTTATCAAACCGCGGTCGTGCCGCAGACATTGATCATAGCGCATGGATGACGGATTTTCCTGCTGCGCAGGAACAGTCGAAGAAATTAAATAGACCCATGCTAATCGATTTCTCTGGTTCTGACTGGTGTGGATGGTGCGTAAAACTGGACAAAGAAGTTTTTAGCCAGGGCGTGTTTAAGGAGTACGCCAAAGACAATCTGGTATTGTTTATGGCTGATTTTCCTCGGCGAACACAGCTGCCGGAGGGCATAGCTCAGCAAAATGAAATGTTAGCTGAGAAATATAAAATACGCGGATTTCCCACAGTGATCTTGCTTGATCCGGACGGAAAAGTGATTGGAACCACAGGATATCAACGCGGGGGTCCAGAGGCATATATATCTCACTTAAAAACGTTTATGAAATAG